One segment of Cohaesibacter intestini DNA contains the following:
- a CDS encoding extracellular solute-binding protein, whose amino-acid sequence MKPFLTAALLATASVALVPAANAADKTLTISVYSFAQDAYKKALYDPFEEMCGCDLVVETGNSVERMAKIEANAAKPVIDMAVISSHDALALARKDLIADLDASKLSNMSKLYPSAQDPLGNGQAVGYTFYASSIVYRKDLVSIDSWADLLTNPKLANNVALPNITGTQGPLTLMMLNKANDQGGDFSKTISDIGKASDKIVTFYSRSSELAQLMNQEEVIAAPVGRFAWSRFKSSPLPFEWANPKEGQAGGMNVMIMTKGNGNEDLAYQFMDYWLSTEVQTRIAEALIDSPANMEVKVSDEVAENLTYGADLINSLNILPPSEIIDNRGKWVEQWNAEVIK is encoded by the coding sequence ATGAAGCCCTTCCTTACGGCTGCCCTACTCGCAACGGCGAGCGTGGCCCTTGTTCCAGCGGCAAACGCTGCCGACAAGACCCTGACCATTTCGGTCTATTCCTTTGCTCAGGATGCCTACAAAAAAGCCCTTTATGATCCGTTTGAAGAGATGTGCGGCTGTGATCTGGTGGTGGAAACCGGCAATTCGGTCGAGCGCATGGCAAAAATCGAGGCCAATGCCGCCAAACCGGTGATCGACATGGCGGTCATTTCCTCCCATGACGCCCTTGCGCTGGCGCGCAAGGATCTGATTGCCGATCTGGATGCCTCCAAACTCTCCAACATGTCCAAGCTCTATCCTTCTGCACAGGATCCGCTGGGCAATGGTCAGGCCGTTGGCTACACTTTTTATGCCAGCTCGATTGTCTATCGCAAGGATCTGGTGTCGATTGACAGCTGGGCTGACCTCTTGACCAATCCAAAGCTTGCCAACAATGTGGCCCTGCCCAACATCACTGGCACCCAAGGCCCATTGACGCTGATGATGCTCAACAAGGCCAATGATCAGGGTGGTGATTTCTCCAAGACCATCAGTGATATCGGCAAGGCGTCCGACAAGATTGTCACCTTCTATTCCCGCTCCTCGGAGCTGGCGCAGCTGATGAATCAGGAAGAAGTGATTGCCGCCCCTGTTGGTCGCTTTGCTTGGAGCCGCTTCAAAAGCTCCCCTCTGCCGTTCGAATGGGCCAATCCGAAAGAAGGGCAGGCCGGTGGCATGAATGTGATGATCATGACCAAGGGCAATGGCAATGAAGACCTGGCCTATCAGTTCATGGACTACTGGCTGTCCACCGAAGTGCAGACCCGCATCGCCGAGGCGCTGATCGACAGCCCAGCCAATATGGAAGTCAAGGTCAGCGACGAAGTGGCCGAAAACCTGACTTATGGCGCTGATCTGATCAACTCACTCAACATTCTGCCGCCAAGCGAAATCATCGACAACCGCGGCAAGTGGGTCGAGCAGTGGAATGCTGAAGTGATCAAATAG
- a CDS encoding ABC transporter permease produces the protein MFLDQRQGLALAMPAALFALLMFLVPVAMLLSEAFRSDGGWSLAAYFEFFSKPLNQTVFLRTLKLGVMVAGTAAVIGYAAAFCIVNLDAKARGQIFGLVVLPLMISPVARTYAWIVILGRTGIVNDALVGLGLTETPLRLLFTETAVFLGLLQLFLPLMIISLVSSMENIPRDVIPAARVLGANWLQVFVKVILPLTKEGLVIGGTLVFTGSLTAYITPAILGGSKVLMLETLLYQRVNVSNDFVSASVIAMILIVMSFSTNLLLKRIATARRS, from the coding sequence ATGTTTCTTGATCAACGGCAAGGGCTTGCGCTTGCCATGCCTGCGGCTTTGTTTGCCCTGCTGATGTTTCTGGTGCCGGTTGCCATGCTGTTGTCTGAGGCCTTTCGGTCCGATGGCGGATGGTCACTGGCGGCCTATTTTGAGTTTTTCTCCAAGCCACTCAACCAGACGGTCTTTTTGCGCACGCTGAAGCTGGGCGTAATGGTGGCCGGAACAGCGGCGGTCATTGGCTATGCTGCCGCTTTCTGCATCGTCAATCTGGATGCCAAGGCACGGGGGCAGATTTTTGGCCTTGTGGTGTTGCCGCTGATGATTTCGCCAGTGGCGCGGACCTATGCGTGGATCGTCATTCTGGGCCGCACGGGCATCGTCAATGACGCGTTGGTCGGCTTGGGCCTGACAGAGACGCCGCTGCGGTTGCTTTTCACCGAAACGGCGGTGTTTCTCGGTCTGCTACAGCTTTTCCTGCCCTTGATGATCATTTCGCTGGTGTCCTCAATGGAGAATATACCGCGTGATGTCATTCCGGCGGCACGGGTGTTGGGGGCCAATTGGCTGCAGGTCTTCGTCAAGGTGATCCTGCCTTTGACCAAGGAGGGGTTGGTGATTGGCGGCACGTTGGTCTTTACCGGCTCGCTGACGGCCTATATCACCCCTGCCATTCTGGGTGGCTCCAAGGTTCTCATGCTCGAAACCCTGCTCTATCAGCGGGTCAATGTGTCGAATGACTTTGTCTCGGCCAGCGTCATCGCGATGATCCTGATCGTTATGTCCTTCTCCACCAATCTGCTGCTGAAGCGGATCGCAACGGCGCGGAGGTCCTGA
- a CDS encoding ABC transporter permease produces MRQFANWAILGLTLTFLIGPFLIIIFAGASAGDFLAFPPDGLSLKWYAKVFTVESFRASFALSLFLAVFGTLTALLIGIPAAYALNRYKLPGAETIRTIVAAPIIVPGIIVGLALLRYLVVPLNFGITLALFLAHTALVLPYAVRVVSSSLHNLRSDMEEAAVLLGCTRLQAFTKVVLPNIRGGVLAAFILGFVTSFNQVPVSLFLSGPGVRTLPIDMLSYMEITYDPSVAALSALLAFMSLAIVFAAERLLGFSRYV; encoded by the coding sequence ATGAGACAGTTTGCCAACTGGGCCATATTGGGCCTGACGCTGACCTTTCTGATCGGCCCGTTTCTGATCATCATTTTTGCTGGCGCCTCGGCAGGGGATTTTCTGGCCTTTCCACCCGATGGCCTGTCGCTCAAATGGTATGCCAAGGTCTTCACCGTCGAAAGCTTCCGCGCCAGCTTTGCCCTGTCCCTGTTCCTTGCGGTCTTTGGAACATTGACCGCTTTGCTGATCGGCATTCCGGCGGCCTATGCACTCAATCGATACAAACTGCCCGGAGCAGAGACGATCCGCACCATTGTCGCCGCGCCGATCATCGTGCCGGGCATCATTGTCGGTCTTGCCTTGCTGCGTTATTTGGTGGTGCCGCTTAATTTCGGCATCACGCTGGCGCTGTTTCTGGCCCATACGGCACTGGTGTTGCCTTATGCGGTGCGGGTGGTCAGCTCGAGCCTGCATAATCTGCGCTCGGATATGGAAGAGGCTGCGGTTTTGCTTGGCTGTACCCGGCTGCAAGCCTTCACCAAGGTGGTGCTGCCGAACATTCGCGGCGGGGTTTTGGCCGCCTTCATTCTGGGTTTTGTAACCAGCTTCAATCAGGTGCCGGTGTCGCTGTTCCTGTCCGGCCCCGGGGTGCGGACCCTGCCGATCGACATGCTCTCCTATATGGAGATCACCTATGACCCGTCGGTCGCAGCCCTGTCCGCCCTGCTCGCTTTCATGTCGCTCGCCATTGTCTTTGCCGCTGAGCGCCTTTTGGGATTCTCTCGTTATGTCTGA